In a single window of the Actinomycetota bacterium genome:
- a CDS encoding glycoside hydrolase family 13 protein: MATKLLDEPHHDGSSRYVGTRSPALGERVPVRLVVPAASEAEQVLVRTVVDGEPVWVRAERVQGWSAGVGQVPGRQAEQWWQAEVTMAHPVMRYRFLLVGGHAVYRFVNAAGVWDRDVPDREDFVLSTASPPPQWLAGTVAYQVFPDRFARRREDAPGEPSAAPVPSWATATAWDEPVQIEEQRAVHQLYRGDLDGVREHLDHLADLGVNLLYLTPFFPALSSHRYNATTFDHVDPLLGGDEALARLVAEAHERGIKVIGDLTTNHSGSHHAWFEAAVADASSAEAGFYFFDEHPQRYVAWQGVASLPKFDLTSTELRERLVRGSRSVVHRWLDEPVGLDGWRIDVANMTGRHGTVDVNAEIAGEIRATMRAVRPDAWLLAEHCHDASADLGGEGWHGTMAYQWFTRPVWSWLQGARGIPMFHEPRPLPHITGRTMVDTMRSLAAAVPWPARVASMTLLDSHDTARFRTVAGSRERQIVGVALLATMPGVPMVFAGDEVGVEGCCMNAARQPFPWDENRWDRRLHDAYRRLLHLRAGSPALQDGGLRWVAATDDAVTFVREHLDERVLVHAARSAHEPVVLDAGALGVGTSPVDALFGDHQLVVGDDGCVTLPADGPAAHVWRLPAPSPPKFSVGFVTHSATHPTENAITTDDMTDDTTIIDSTEGDSSPWQT; encoded by the coding sequence ATGGCGACGAAGCTGCTCGACGAGCCCCACCACGACGGGTCCTCCCGGTACGTCGGCACGCGCTCGCCCGCCTTGGGCGAGCGCGTGCCGGTGCGCCTGGTGGTGCCCGCCGCGAGCGAGGCCGAGCAGGTGCTGGTGCGCACCGTCGTCGACGGCGAGCCGGTCTGGGTGCGCGCCGAGCGCGTGCAAGGGTGGTCAGCAGGCGTCGGGCAGGTGCCTGGTCGGCAGGCCGAGCAGTGGTGGCAGGCCGAGGTGACGATGGCTCACCCGGTGATGCGCTACCGCTTCCTGTTGGTCGGCGGCCACGCCGTCTATCGCTTCGTCAATGCGGCGGGGGTGTGGGACCGCGATGTTCCCGACCGCGAGGACTTCGTGCTGAGCACCGCTTCACCGCCGCCGCAGTGGCTGGCCGGGACCGTGGCGTACCAGGTCTTCCCCGACCGCTTCGCGCGCCGTCGCGAGGACGCGCCGGGCGAGCCGTCGGCCGCGCCGGTGCCGTCGTGGGCGACGGCCACCGCATGGGACGAGCCGGTGCAGATCGAAGAGCAGCGCGCCGTGCACCAGCTCTACCGGGGCGACCTCGACGGCGTGCGTGAGCACCTCGACCACCTCGCCGACCTCGGCGTGAACCTGCTCTACCTCACCCCGTTCTTCCCCGCGCTCTCCAGCCATCGCTACAACGCCACCACCTTCGATCACGTCGACCCGCTGCTCGGCGGCGACGAGGCCCTGGCGCGCCTCGTCGCCGAGGCGCATGAGCGGGGGATCAAGGTGATCGGCGACCTGACCACCAACCACAGCGGCAGCCACCACGCCTGGTTCGAGGCCGCAGTCGCCGACGCGTCGTCGGCCGAGGCGGGCTTCTACTTCTTCGACGAGCACCCGCAGCGCTACGTGGCCTGGCAGGGCGTCGCCAGCCTGCCCAAGTTCGACCTGACGTCGACCGAGTTGCGTGAGCGCCTGGTGCGCGGGTCGCGCTCAGTGGTGCACCGCTGGCTCGACGAGCCGGTCGGGCTCGACGGTTGGCGGATCGACGTCGCGAACATGACCGGACGCCACGGCACCGTCGACGTGAACGCCGAGATCGCCGGCGAGATCCGAGCGACGATGCGCGCGGTGCGCCCCGACGCCTGGTTGCTCGCCGAGCACTGCCACGACGCGTCGGCCGACCTCGGCGGCGAGGGCTGGCACGGCACGATGGCGTACCAGTGGTTCACTCGGCCCGTGTGGTCGTGGCTGCAAGGGGCGCGGGGGATCCCGATGTTCCACGAGCCGCGTCCGCTGCCGCACATCACGGGTCGCACCATGGTCGACACGATGCGCTCGCTCGCCGCTGCGGTTCCATGGCCGGCCCGGGTGGCCAGCATGACCCTGCTCGACAGCCACGACACGGCCCGCTTCCGCACCGTCGCCGGATCGCGCGAGCGCCAGATCGTCGGCGTGGCGCTGCTCGCCACGATGCCCGGCGTGCCGATGGTGTTCGCCGGCGACGAGGTGGGGGTGGAGGGCTGCTGCATGAACGCCGCCCGCCAGCCGTTCCCCTGGGACGAGAACCGGTGGGACCGCCGGCTCCACGACGCCTATCGCCGGCTCCTCCATCTGCGTGCCGGCAGCCCGGCCCTGCAAGACGGCGGCCTGCGGTGGGTCGCCGCCACCGACGACGCGGTCACCTTCGTACGCGAACACCTCGACGAGCGCGTGCTCGTGCACGCTGCGCGCTCCGCGCACGAGCCCGTCGTGCTCGACGCCGGCGCGCTCGGCGTAGGCACATCGCCCGTCGACGCGCTGTTCGGCGACCACCAGCTCGTCGTGGGCGACGACGGCTGCGTCACCCTCCCCGCCGACGGCCCCGCCGCCCACGTCTGGCGCCTCCCCGCCCCATCTCCCCCCAAGTTCTCGGTCGGATTTGTGACACATAGCGCGACTCATCCGACCGAGAACGCGATCACGACCGACGACATGACCGACGACACGACCATCATTGACTCCACCGAAGGGGACTCTTCGCCATGGCAGACGTAG
- a CDS encoding sugar ABC transporter permease codes for MATPTTPITPTTATTTGTPAKTPGRTPGASGTHRSRAQNFADTGWRHLVAWLAVAFALFPVLWVLSAAFGPGNLNSQRLIPNEINLDNFRTLMTEPGHPPFWRWFRNSMVVGVITALATVFLCALAAFAFSRMRFKGRRPGLLALLLVQMFPNLLAIVALFLFMTRVKTMFPAIGLGTTWGLIFIYLGGALGVNTFLMKGFFDTVPQELDESAKVDGATHAQIFFRIVLPLATPVLAVIGLLSFITSQAEFLIADVILGQQEDQRTLAVGLSRYVLAGFDNRWGPFAAGALIGAIPVVVLFLFLQRFIVSGLTAGAVKG; via the coding sequence ATGGCCACGCCGACCACGCCGATCACGCCTACGACGGCAACCACGACCGGCACGCCGGCCAAGACGCCGGGGCGCACTCCAGGGGCCAGCGGCACGCATCGCAGCCGCGCCCAGAACTTCGCCGACACGGGGTGGCGTCACCTGGTGGCGTGGCTCGCAGTCGCGTTCGCGCTGTTCCCGGTGCTCTGGGTGCTCTCGGCCGCGTTCGGGCCCGGCAACCTGAACAGCCAGCGGCTGATCCCGAACGAGATCAACCTCGACAACTTCCGCACGCTGATGACCGAGCCCGGCCACCCGCCGTTCTGGCGCTGGTTCCGCAACTCGATGGTGGTCGGCGTCATCACGGCGCTGGCGACGGTGTTCTTGTGCGCGCTCGCGGCATTCGCGTTTTCGCGCATGCGGTTCAAGGGACGCCGCCCGGGTCTGCTCGCGCTGCTGCTCGTGCAGATGTTCCCCAACCTGCTCGCCATCGTCGCCCTGTTCTTGTTCATGACCAGGGTGAAGACGATGTTCCCGGCGATCGGGCTCGGCACCACTTGGGGTTTGATCTTCATCTACCTGGGCGGCGCGCTCGGGGTGAACACGTTCTTGATGAAGGGCTTCTTCGACACCGTTCCCCAAGAGCTCGACGAGTCGGCCAAGGTCGACGGCGCGACGCACGCGCAGATCTTCTTCCGCATCGTGTTGCCGCTCGCCACTCCGGTGCTCGCGGTCATCGGTCTGCTCTCGTTCATCACCAGCCAGGCCGAGTTCCTGATCGCGGACGTGATCCTCGGGCAGCAGGAGGACCAGCGCACGCTCGCTGTCGGCCTGTCGCGGTACGTCCTCGCCGGCTTCGACAACCGCTGGGGTCCGTTCGCGGCCGGCGCGCTGATCGGCGCCATCCCCGTGGTGGTGTTGTTCTTGTTCCTGCAGCGCTTCATCGTGTCCGGCCTCACCGCGGGCGCGGTCAAGGGCTAG
- a CDS encoding ABC transporter permease subunit: MLLALANALVIWALPTMLDKPDYPFAVASIIAIVVIDIVYLSPRRFLPAKYLVPGTIFLLIFVVYPVLYTIYISTTNYGTGNNISKDQAIEQIETKSITSAEDAVRYELQILAEGSPTGEIAFLLTDPDGNFFLGTPEGLTPVAAGDIVDDGRRLTIDGYVALNLGQAQDRAADITALRVPADGGEIDNDGFTTAFVKLQRHVYDSATNTVTDTVDGTVYSEDAGYFVSEEGRQLLPGWRTSVGLENYTRLFTDPDVRGPFVRVFAWTVVFAVLSVLTTFAVGMLLAMVFHSPRMKGKRFYRSLIIVPYALPSFMTALVWRGMFNEQFGVINRWLGTSIPWLTGDWMPYISILVVNLWLGYPYMFLVCTGALQGIPTDLNEAAYVDGATGVTAFRRVTFPLLLTAVSPLLIASFAFNFNNFNLIYLLTEGKPPISGQVAGRTDILISYTYKLAFAGGRGADYGFASAVSFVIFLLVAAISAFSFRYTKALEEVR, translated from the coding sequence GTGCTGCTGGCGCTGGCGAACGCACTCGTCATCTGGGCGTTGCCGACGATGCTCGACAAGCCCGACTACCCCTTTGCCGTGGCGTCGATCATCGCCATCGTCGTCATCGACATCGTCTACTTGAGCCCGCGCCGGTTCCTGCCGGCGAAGTACCTCGTACCGGGCACCATCTTCTTGCTGATCTTCGTCGTGTACCCGGTGCTGTACACGATCTACATCTCCACCACGAACTACGGCACCGGCAACAACATCTCGAAGGACCAGGCGATCGAGCAGATCGAGACGAAGTCGATCACCTCCGCCGAGGACGCAGTCCGCTACGAGCTGCAGATCCTCGCCGAGGGCTCCCCGACCGGCGAGATCGCCTTCTTGCTCACCGATCCCGACGGCAACTTCTTCCTCGGCACGCCAGAGGGCCTCACCCCCGTCGCCGCCGGCGACATCGTCGACGACGGCCGCAGGCTCACGATCGACGGTTACGTGGCTCTGAACCTCGGCCAGGCCCAGGATCGCGCCGCCGACATCACGGCGCTGCGCGTGCCCGCCGATGGCGGCGAGATCGACAACGACGGGTTCACGACCGCCTTCGTGAAGCTTCAGCGTCACGTCTACGACAGCGCGACCAACACCGTCACCGACACCGTCGACGGCACGGTGTACTCCGAGGACGCCGGCTACTTCGTGTCCGAGGAGGGCCGCCAACTCCTGCCCGGCTGGCGCACGTCGGTCGGCCTCGAGAACTACACCCGCTTGTTCACCGATCCCGACGTGCGCGGTCCGTTCGTGCGGGTCTTCGCCTGGACGGTGGTGTTCGCCGTGCTCTCGGTGCTCACCACGTTCGCGGTGGGGATGCTCCTGGCGATGGTGTTCCACAGCCCGCGGATGAAGGGCAAGCGCTTCTACCGGTCGCTGATCATCGTCCCCTACGCCCTGCCCAGCTTCATGACCGCGCTCGTCTGGCGCGGCATGTTCAACGAGCAGTTCGGGGTGATCAACCGCTGGCTCGGCACCAGCATCCCGTGGCTCACGGGCGACTGGATGCCGTACATCTCGATCCTCGTCGTGAACCTGTGGCTCGGCTACCCGTACATGTTCCTCGTCTGCACCGGTGCGCTCCAGGGCATCCCCACCGACTTGAACGAGGCCGCCTACGTCGACGGCGCGACCGGGGTCACCGCGTTCCGTCGGGTGACCTTCCCGCTGCTGCTCACCGCCGTCTCGCCGCTGCTCATCGCGAGCTTCGCCTTCAACTTCAACAACTTCAACCTGATCTACCTGCTGACCGAGGGCAAGCCGCCGATCTCGGGCCAGGTCGCGGGACGCACCGACATCCTCATCAGCTACACCTACAAGCTGGCGTTCGCCGGGGGGCGCGGTGCCGATTACGGCTTCGCGTCCGCAGTGTCGTTCGTGATCTTCCTGCTCGTCGCCGCGATCTCGGCATTCAGCTTCAGGTACACCAAGGCTCTCGAGGAGGTGCGCTGA
- a CDS encoding extracellular solute-binding protein — translation MRTRKTALALLAGIALIGAACGGDDSSTDTDAPSTDAPSTDAPSTDAPSTDAPSTDAPTTTEAPLPERGDADLVIWADDTRVPILTPIAEEFGAAEGLKVVVQEVPSQRIRDNVSTAGPAGEGPDIYVGAHDWLGELVANGAVAPLELGAAADEYLDVAINAFTYEGQIYGLPYAIENIALIRNTDLVPEAPATWAELEEIALGLVESGDADIPLAVQGTPDASPYHFMPLFTGSGGYLFGTTDAGFDTSDVGLDSEGGITAAQNIAGWFESGLLSKDIDYGVMIDSFGSGRAPFALTGPWAVAQADNGFEAMGVPFVVEPVPPIEEGITPQVFVGVQGFMLSPYSENADLAKTFVLDYLNSEELQLALYEVGARPPAMASAFEQVADDPIVAGFGAAGEAGMPMPAFPVMSFVFTTWGDAYQLIASGTDPEQAMTDAATAIRAEIG, via the coding sequence ATGCGCACGCGCAAGACGGCGCTGGCGTTGCTAGCCGGGATCGCACTGATCGGTGCGGCCTGCGGCGGTGACGACAGCTCTACCGATACCGACGCTCCGAGCACCGACGCTCCGAGCACCGACGCCCCGAGCACCGATGCCCCGAGCACCGACGCTCCGAGCACCGACGCCCCGACCACGACCGAAGCTCCGCTGCCCGAGCGCGGCGACGCCGATCTCGTGATCTGGGCCGACGACACCCGAGTGCCGATCCTCACCCCGATCGCCGAGGAGTTCGGCGCGGCCGAGGGCCTGAAGGTGGTCGTGCAGGAAGTGCCGAGCCAGCGGATCCGCGACAACGTGTCCACCGCCGGGCCCGCCGGTGAAGGCCCCGACATCTACGTCGGCGCCCACGACTGGCTGGGCGAGCTCGTCGCGAACGGCGCAGTCGCGCCGCTCGAGCTCGGCGCTGCCGCCGACGAGTACCTCGACGTGGCGATCAACGCATTCACGTACGAAGGCCAGATCTACGGCCTGCCGTACGCGATCGAGAACATCGCCCTCATCCGCAACACAGACCTCGTTCCCGAGGCACCGGCCACGTGGGCCGAGCTCGAGGAGATCGCGCTCGGTCTCGTCGAGAGCGGCGACGCCGACATCCCCCTCGCCGTGCAGGGCACTCCTGACGCCAGCCCGTACCACTTCATGCCGCTCTTCACCGGCAGCGGTGGCTACCTGTTCGGCACGACGGACGCAGGCTTCGACACGAGCGACGTCGGACTCGACAGCGAGGGCGGGATCACCGCCGCGCAGAACATCGCCGGCTGGTTCGAGTCCGGGCTGCTGTCCAAGGACATCGACTACGGCGTGATGATCGACTCCTTCGGCTCCGGCCGGGCGCCGTTCGCGCTCACCGGCCCGTGGGCAGTCGCCCAGGCCGACAACGGCTTCGAGGCGATGGGCGTGCCCTTCGTGGTCGAGCCCGTTCCGCCGATCGAAGAGGGCATCACCCCGCAGGTGTTCGTCGGTGTGCAGGGCTTCATGCTGTCGCCGTACTCGGAGAACGCAGACCTCGCGAAGACGTTCGTCCTCGACTACCTGAACTCCGAAGAACTGCAGCTCGCGCTGTACGAGGTCGGGGCTCGCCCGCCGGCAATGGCCAGCGCGTTCGAGCAGGTTGCCGACGATCCGATCGTCGCCGGCTTCGGAGCTGCCGGCGAGGCCGGCATGCCGATGCCCGCCTTCCCGGTGATGTCGTTCGTGTTCACCACCTGGGGCGACGCTTACCAGCTCATCGCGAGCGGTACCGACCCCGAGCAGGCGATGACCGACGCCGCCACGGCGATCCGCGCCGAGATCGGCTGA
- a CDS encoding LacI family DNA-binding transcriptional regulator — MARIRLRDIAERAGVSEATVSRVLNDRPGVSAPTRSAVGDAMRALGLAAPDRVRHTEGLVGLIVPELDNPIFPALAQAIENRLAAAGFTAVLGCATQEGVDEDDYVEMLAERGVSGIVFVSGRHADMSADQRSYHELLARGMPIVLVNGHHPGIDAPSVSCDDRHASRLAVAHLASLGHERIGFVSGPQRYVVVQRKLEGFHAAMSDAGLSVDPSLVSVDAVFSVEGGHAVAPQLLGSGATAVVAASDLIALGVVRAANETGLAVPADISVVGFDDTALMAFTDPPLTTVRQPVRAMAELAARLLIDQVRAAGPHTPQREYLFRPELVVRGSSAPAGALAASGR; from the coding sequence ATGGCACGGATCCGGCTACGCGACATCGCGGAGCGCGCGGGTGTCAGCGAGGCCACCGTCAGCCGAGTGCTGAACGACCGCCCCGGCGTCTCGGCGCCCACACGTTCGGCCGTCGGCGACGCGATGCGCGCGCTCGGGCTCGCGGCTCCCGATCGCGTCCGCCATACCGAAGGCCTGGTCGGGCTGATCGTGCCCGAGCTCGACAACCCGATCTTCCCCGCCCTCGCGCAGGCGATCGAGAACCGCCTCGCGGCGGCCGGCTTCACCGCGGTGCTCGGTTGCGCGACCCAAGAAGGCGTCGACGAGGACGACTACGTGGAGATGCTCGCCGAACGCGGCGTTTCCGGAATCGTCTTCGTCTCCGGCCGGCACGCCGACATGTCGGCCGACCAGCGCTCCTACCACGAGCTGCTCGCGCGAGGCATGCCGATCGTGCTCGTGAACGGTCACCATCCCGGCATCGACGCCCCGTCGGTGTCGTGCGACGACCGCCACGCGTCGAGGCTGGCGGTGGCGCACCTGGCGAGCCTCGGCCACGAGCGGATCGGTTTCGTCTCCGGGCCCCAGCGCTACGTCGTCGTGCAGCGCAAGCTCGAAGGCTTCCACGCCGCGATGTCCGACGCCGGCCTGAGCGTCGATCCCTCGCTCGTCTCCGTCGACGCGGTGTTCTCGGTGGAGGGCGGGCACGCCGTGGCGCCCCAGCTCCTCGGGAGCGGCGCGACGGCGGTGGTGGCGGCGAGCGACCTGATCGCGCTCGGCGTCGTGCGCGCGGCAAACGAAACCGGCCTGGCGGTGCCCGCCGACATCTCGGTGGTCGGCTTCGACGACACGGCACTGATGGCGTTCACCGATCCGCCGCTCACCACCGTGCGCCAGCCGGTGCGCGCGATGGCCGAGCTCGCGGCGCGCCTCTTGATCGACCAGGTGCGCGCCGCCGGCCCGCATACGCCCCAGCGCGAGTACCTCTTCCGACCCGAGCTCGTCGTGCGCGGCTCGAGCGCGCCGGCTGGGGCACTCGCCGCCTCCGGCCGCTGA
- a CDS encoding crotonase/enoyl-CoA hydratase family protein yields the protein MSEPVQVSIDDGVAVVRIDDQKANALSHDVILRLHAALDTAASEASAVCFVGREGKLCAGFDLSVMTAGAEATRGLVHAGGELLMRIYGHPQPTVVAVTGHALAAGALFVLACDLRIGADVPAKIGLNETAIGMALPVYAVELARDRLSPEHLARATLMAEIYGPAGAVEAGYLDEVVPVDELVDYSIGEARHLGSYRSGAYSTTKTQLRAATIERVLAGLDADMANMVPPVVG from the coding sequence ATGAGCGAGCCGGTGCAGGTGAGCATCGACGACGGCGTGGCTGTCGTCCGAATCGACGACCAGAAGGCGAACGCGCTGTCCCACGACGTCATCTTGCGCCTGCACGCCGCGTTGGACACCGCGGCGAGCGAGGCGTCGGCGGTCTGCTTCGTCGGGCGCGAGGGCAAGCTCTGCGCAGGGTTCGACCTCTCGGTGATGACCGCCGGGGCAGAGGCGACGCGCGGGCTCGTGCACGCCGGCGGCGAGCTGCTGATGCGCATCTACGGCCACCCCCAGCCGACCGTCGTCGCCGTCACCGGTCACGCTCTTGCCGCCGGAGCCCTCTTCGTGCTCGCCTGCGATCTGCGCATCGGCGCCGACGTGCCGGCCAAGATCGGGCTCAACGAGACCGCGATCGGGATGGCCTTGCCGGTGTACGCGGTGGAGCTCGCCCGCGACCGGCTGTCACCCGAACACCTCGCCCGGGCGACCCTGATGGCCGAGATCTACGGGCCTGCCGGCGCGGTCGAGGCCGGCTACCTCGACGAGGTGGTGCCCGTCGACGAGCTGGTCGACTACTCGATCGGCGAGGCCCGCCACCTCGGCTCGTACCGCTCCGGCGCCTACAGCACCACCAAGACCCAGCTGCGCGCGGCCACCATCGAGCGCGTGCTCGCCGGGCTCGACGCCGACATGGCCAACATGGTGCCCCCGGTCGTCGGCTGA
- a CDS encoding VOC family protein: MDRTAEWDELRNRYLVPRGERAASSARGVHHVALLSSDVERTIRFYQDLLGFPLIELFENRDYAGSTHFFFDLGVGNCLAFFDFPGLDLGPYQEVLGGHHHLAISIERGQWEAAKARLDEAGVEYAHVDDSSLYFRGPDGERLELISDPLGHMYGNDLG; encoded by the coding sequence GTGGACCGAACCGCCGAATGGGACGAGCTGCGCAACCGATACCTGGTGCCGCGTGGGGAGCGGGCGGCATCGAGCGCCCGCGGCGTGCACCACGTGGCGTTGCTGTCGAGCGACGTAGAGCGGACGATCCGCTTCTACCAGGACCTGCTCGGCTTCCCGCTGATCGAGCTGTTCGAGAACCGCGACTACGCCGGCTCGACGCACTTCTTCTTCGACCTGGGCGTCGGCAACTGCCTCGCCTTCTTCGACTTCCCCGGGCTCGACCTCGGCCCTTACCAAGAGGTGCTCGGCGGCCACCATCACCTCGCGATCTCGATCGAGCGCGGTCAGTGGGAGGCAGCCAAGGCCCGCCTCGACGAGGCCGGCGTCGAGTACGCCCACGTCGACGACTCGTCGCTGTACTTCCGCGGGCCCGACGGTGAGCGCCTGGAGCTGATCAGCGACCCGCTCGGCCACATGTACGGCAACGACCTCGGCTAG
- a CDS encoding mechanosensitive ion channel, whose amino-acid sequence MRLQPMTAAPPGGDEALSAAQAMSRPLLVFLVVLGGFVLTRLTRVGLRRVMRHVADRSLVAPTRWWRVRVRRDGGEPADVVEQRRRQRVDAASRMLNHLFSLVVWVVVSIAVFHVLDLDAAFFISSAGFLGAGLAIGGQHKVNDYLTGLSVLLEDRYGVGDEIEVELGWREPVRGVVEHIGAVTTRLRDARSTVHMPNATLANVRNLSQEPAQARLEVKLPGEAESNLRAGAAADAMRDVAGTKHLTGVVFVDDIEAMAMQAGQDGGRVELNVRTARPLSDDERQLLVRRTEDLLAARDA is encoded by the coding sequence ATGCGCCTGCAACCGATGACAGCTGCTCCCCCCGGGGGAGACGAGGCGCTCAGCGCCGCCCAGGCCATGTCCCGGCCGCTCCTCGTCTTCCTCGTCGTGCTCGGCGGCTTCGTGCTGACCAGGCTGACGAGGGTCGGGCTGCGGCGCGTGATGCGCCACGTCGCCGACCGCAGCCTCGTGGCGCCCACTCGGTGGTGGCGTGTCCGCGTGCGCCGCGACGGCGGTGAGCCTGCCGACGTCGTCGAGCAGCGCCGGCGCCAGCGCGTCGATGCGGCGAGCCGCATGCTCAACCACCTGTTCTCGCTCGTCGTCTGGGTGGTGGTCTCGATCGCCGTCTTCCACGTGCTCGACCTCGACGCGGCCTTCTTCATCTCGAGCGCCGGGTTCCTCGGCGCCGGGCTGGCGATCGGCGGCCAGCACAAGGTCAACGACTACCTCACCGGGCTCTCCGTGCTGCTCGAGGACCGCTACGGCGTCGGCGACGAGATCGAGGTGGAGCTCGGCTGGCGCGAACCGGTGCGGGGTGTGGTCGAGCACATCGGCGCGGTCACGACGAGGCTGCGCGACGCGCGGAGCACCGTGCACATGCCCAACGCCACGCTTGCCAACGTCCGCAACCTCAGCCAGGAGCCGGCGCAGGCCCGACTCGAGGTGAAGCTGCCCGGCGAGGCCGAGTCGAACCTGAGAGCCGGTGCCGCGGCCGACGCGATGCGTGACGTCGCCGGCACCAAGCACCTCACCGGCGTGGTGTTCGTCGACGACATCGAGGCGATGGCGATGCAGGCCGGACAGGACGGGGGCCGAGTGGAGCTGAACGTGCGCACCGCACGACCGCTGAGCGACGACGAGCGCCAGCTGCTGGTGCGGCGTACCGAAGACCTGCTCGCCGCGCGCGACGCCTGA
- a CDS encoding sugar transferase: protein MAAAPTSTSDKESAPAAVRARQESVPASRRLSPKALKRRLVLADAVTIVGVFAVAFVLQDVFRPVPRHVRMEHLALAMIGVPVWLVALGTNKLYRARVIDRRGEEFRRLTVSTAVAVAVMVTIAFVLQYSNLSRGWVLAVLLVGVVALAIEREIARAVFTRLRRQRRISRRVVIIGTDANAIGLLHTLQRDSGLGYEVVGFVGDQDFGQRGGVMVLGALEHAEEVMTEVNASGALISPASVPPHTLNMLTRRLTDAGFHVALSSSLRDIDITRFRPQAVDGRTLMYIEPTIRSGWRAVAKRAFDLAVSSVALLIASPVLAVATIAIKLDSRGPVLFRQRRVGRDGEAFDILKLRTMVADAEARKQDLLEQNELDGPLFKMANDPRITRVGRLLRKLSIDELPQFWNVLKGEMSIVGPRPALPAEMAEWPPELLDRLRVLPGITGMWQVSGRSATTFEEYKRLDLYYVDNWSLLHDLRIVAKTAVVVAFQRGAH from the coding sequence GTGGCCGCTGCGCCGACGTCGACGAGTGACAAGGAATCGGCACCGGCGGCCGTCCGCGCGCGCCAAGAGTCGGTCCCGGCATCCCGGCGTCTGTCTCCGAAGGCGCTGAAGCGACGCCTCGTGCTGGCCGACGCGGTGACGATCGTCGGTGTGTTCGCAGTTGCGTTCGTGCTGCAGGACGTCTTCCGGCCCGTCCCTCGTCATGTGCGCATGGAGCACCTCGCGCTCGCCATGATCGGTGTGCCGGTGTGGCTCGTCGCGCTGGGCACGAACAAGCTCTACCGCGCGCGCGTGATCGATCGGCGCGGTGAGGAGTTCCGCCGGCTCACCGTGTCGACTGCGGTCGCGGTAGCCGTGATGGTGACGATCGCGTTCGTTCTGCAGTACTCGAACCTGTCGCGTGGCTGGGTGCTCGCCGTATTGCTCGTCGGGGTGGTCGCGCTGGCCATCGAGCGCGAGATCGCTCGCGCGGTCTTCACCCGGTTGCGCCGCCAGCGGCGCATCAGCCGCCGAGTGGTGATCATCGGCACCGACGCGAACGCGATCGGGCTGCTGCACACCCTGCAGCGTGATTCCGGTCTCGGCTACGAGGTGGTCGGCTTCGTCGGCGACCAGGACTTCGGCCAGCGCGGCGGGGTGATGGTGCTCGGCGCGCTGGAGCACGCCGAAGAGGTGATGACCGAGGTCAATGCCAGCGGGGCGCTGATCTCGCCGGCGTCGGTGCCTCCGCACACGCTCAACATGCTCACCCGCCGGCTCACCGACGCGGGGTTCCACGTGGCGCTGTCGTCCAGCCTGCGCGACATCGACATCACCAGGTTCCGGCCCCAGGCGGTGGACGGCCGCACGCTCATGTACATCGAGCCGACCATCCGTTCCGGCTGGCGGGCCGTCGCCAAGCGCGCGTTCGACTTGGCGGTCTCGAGCGTGGCCCTGCTCATCGCCTCACCCGTGCTGGCCGTGGCGACGATCGCGATCAAGCTCGACTCGCGTGGCCCGGTGCTGTTCCGCCAACGGCGGGTCGGACGCGACGGCGAGGCGTTCGACATCTTGAAGCTGCGCACGATGGTGGCCGACGCCGAGGCGCGCAAGCAGGACCTGCTGGAGCAGAACGAGCTCGACGGGCCGCTGTTCAAGATGGCCAACGACCCCCGGATCACCCGCGTCGGCCGACTGCTGCGCAAGCTGTCGATCGACGAACTGCCCCAGTTCTGGAACGTGCTGAAGGGCGAGATGAGCATCGTCGGGCCGCGTCCGGCACTGCCCGCGGAGATGGCCGAGTGGCCACCCGAGCTCCTCGACCGGTTGCGGGTGCTGCCCGGGATCACCGGGATGTGGCAGGTGTCGGGCCGCTCGGCGACGACGTTCGAGGAGTACAAGCGCCTCGACCTGTACTACGTCGACAACTGGTCACTGCTCCACGATCTGCGCATCGTGGCCAAGACCGCCGTCGTCGTCGCCTTCCAGCGCGGCGCCCACTAG